In a genomic window of Mercenaria mercenaria strain notata chromosome 19, MADL_Memer_1, whole genome shotgun sequence:
- the LOC128550942 gene encoding zinc finger protein 62 homolog produces MEAKHIEKHTNTGPSVLPYMCEMCKTSFPGKDALETHKCVHQNASLQIQCEICKVYFSNEGKFEAHMFVYHDVYLKHQCGVCKLYFSTAKKLRIHACHKLFHQKSYFQHTCELCKECFSTGEDLEIHMAVHRNSFLQYECEICKANFNSIKRLAMHKRVHQADVLQYECQVCKANFSDEDALEKHKAVHQASTLQYECKICKISFTHKETLETHERFLHNSLLPYVCEICKTSFSNIDSLDKHINIHNSDELPYSFEKRKESSTNKATNACKESSSNKERDACSRVQQQFEREICNNSFSSNYTLETHEQQYHTTVLQYRCKECKTSFTQKEALDKHLSIHGEEPVNQCKLCKKYFSQLGDFNTHMLTHTNERPFQCDLCFKKFTSDRQLVLHTRIHTGEGLYECKVCMRTFTMFYELERHMSIHKKRPFNCELCLKAFTQEEQLRRLVHVEKLNKCEICIKKFKNSSDLTKQTGVHYQSKQFSGFFENNDKLKIHSNENNFQRKIGSTSYKSNANLKVNELLQSSVGNYQQCDICKISFQSKRYLHQHQRIHFGIGQHKCDLCGLTFLVASHLEEHRCIHRKERCVSSQTPY; encoded by the coding sequence ATGGAGGCAAAACATATTGAAAAACACACCAATACTGGGCCTTCTGTGCTTCCATACATGTGTGAAATGTGCAAAACATCATTTCCAGGCAAAGACGCATTGGAGACGCACAAGTGTGTTCATCAAAATGCTTCTCTTCAAATTCAGTGTGAAATATGCAAAGTATATTTTTCAAACGAAGGAAAATTTGAGGCACACATGTTTGTTTATCATGATGTTTATCTTAAACATCAGTGTGGAGTAtgcaaattatatttttcaactgCTAAAAAGTTAAGGATACACGCCTGTCACAAGCTTTTTCATCAAAAGTCTTATTTTCAGCATACGTGTGAATTATGCAAAGAATGTTTTTCAACTGGAGAAGATTTAGAGATACACATGGCTGTCCATCGAAATTCATTTCTTCAATATGAGTGTGAAATATGCAAAGCAAATTTTAACAGCATTAAAAGATTAGCGATGCACAAGCGTGTTCATCAAGCAGATGTCCTTCAATATGAATGTCAAGTATGCAAGGCTAATTTTTCCGATGAAGATGCCTTAGAAAAACACAAGGCTGTTCATCAAGCATCTACTCTTCAGTATGAGTGCAAGATatgtaaaatatcatttacacACAAAGAAACATTAGAAACACACGAACGTTTTCTTCATAATAGTCTGCTGCCATACGTGTGTGAGATATGCAAAACATCTTTTTCGAATATAGACTCATTAGATAAGCACATAAATATTCATAATTCTGATGAACTTCCTTACTCATTTGAAAAACGAAAAGAATCATCTACAAACAAGGCAACAAATGCTTGCAAAGAATCATCTTCAAACAAGGAAAGAGATGCATGCAGTCGTGTTCAACAACAGTTTGAGCGTGAAATTTGCAACAACTCTTTTTCAAGCAATTATACTTTGGAGACACACGAACAACAGTACCATACTACAGTTCTTCAATACAGATGCAAGGAATGCAAAACATCCTTTACACAGAAAGAAGCGTTAGACAAACACTTGAGTATTCATGGAGAGGAACCTGTAAACCAGTGCAAACTGTGCAAGAAATATTTCTCACAACTTGGAGATTTTAATACTCATATGCTTACTCATACTAATGAGCGACCCTTTCAGTGTGATCtgtgttttaaaaagtttaccTCAGATAGACAGCTTGTACTACATACGCGAATCCATACTGGAGAAGGATTATACGAGTGTAAAGTTTGCATGAGAACCTTTACGATGTTTTACGAATTAGAGAGACATATGAGTATTCATAAGAAGCGTCCGTTTAATTGTGAGTTGTGCTTAAAGGCATTTACTCAAGAAGAACAATTAAGGAGACTTGTTCATGTTGAGAAACTTAACAAATgtgaaatatgcataaaaaaattcaaaaactcaTCAGATTTAACTAAACAAACGGGTGTTCATTACCAGAGTAAACAATTTAGTggattttttgaaaacaatgacAAACTAAAAATCCATTCTAATGAAAATAATTTCCAGCGTAAAATAGGTTCTACGTCTTATAAAAGCAATGCAAATTTAAAAGTCAATGAACTTCTTCAATCTAGTGTAGGAAATTATCAACAATGTGACATATGTAAGATTTCATTCCAGAGTAAAAGATACTTACACCAACACCAGCGCATTCATTTTGGTATTGGACAACATAAATGTGACCTGTGCGGATTAACTTTCCTGGTTGCGTCGCATTTAGAGGAACACAGGTGTATACATCGGAAAGAAAGATGTGTATCTTCACAAACACCATACTGA
- the LOC128551278 gene encoding dnaJ homolog subfamily A member 1-like codes for MVKETGYYDILGVKPNATPDEIKKAYRKMALKYHPDKNPEDPEKFKHISQAYEVLSDAKKRETYDKGGEEAIKGGGAGGGFDFHSPMDIFDMFFGGGGRSRQRGPQKGKDVIHQLRVSLEDLYNGTTRKLSLKKKVICAKCDGKGGKEGAVEKCSNCKGTGMQVHIRQLGPGMVQQMQSVCSECSGKGEQINPKLRCKTCLGKKVVDDHKILEVHVDKGMKDGENIAFHVRHRNNGMKCVPNMTKKP; via the exons ATGGTGAAGGAGACTGGTTACTATGATATTCTGGGTGTTAAACCTAACGCCACTCCAGATGAGATCAAGAAAGCCTACAGAAAAATGGCATTGAAATACCATCCAGACAAAAACCCAGAGGATCCAGAAAAG TTCAAGCATATAAGTCAAGCCTATGAGGTTCTGTCGGATGCAAAGAAAAGAGAGACCTATGACAAGGGTGGTGAAGAAGCTATCAAAG GTGGGGGAGCTGGGGGCGGTTTTGACTTCCATTCACCAATGGATATATTCGATATGTTCTTTGGTGGTGGTGGACGGAGCAGACAGCGGGGCCCACAGAAGGGTAAAGATGTTATACACCAGTTACGAGTGTCGCTAGAAGATTTGTATAACGGTACAACAAGGAAATTGTCCCTGAAGAAAAAAGTTATCTGTGCCAAATGTGATg GTAAAGGCGGGAAGGAAGGCGCTGTCGAAAAATGTTCAAACTGTAAAGGTACCGGTATGCAAGTACACATAAGACAGCTCGGGCCAGGGATGGTTCAACAGATGCAGTCAGTGTGCTCGGAGTGTTCTGGAAAAGGGGAGCAAATTAATCCAAAACTAAGATGTAAGACATGTCTCGGAAAAAAAGTGGTGGATGATCACAAAATATTAGAGGTCCATGTCGACAAag GTATGAAGGATGGGGAAAATATCGCGTTCCATGTGCGACATAGAAACAATGGAATGAAATGCGTTCCAAACATGACAAAGAAACCATGA